From a region of the Actinopolymorpha singaporensis genome:
- a CDS encoding YqgE/AlgH family protein yields the protein MTGDYYTGQLLVATPALTDSNFARGVVLVLDHDHDGALGVLVNRPSELPVTSVLAQWSDLVCPPDVLFHGGPVATDSALALAEVPADGEAEPLGWRRLHGHLGLVDLDTPPELLAGGIRAMRMFAGYAGWSPGQLEAEVKEGGWYVVDAEPGDAFTTDPEGLWRRVLRRQPDELALVATFPEDPSLN from the coding sequence ATGACCGGGGACTACTACACCGGGCAGTTGCTGGTAGCGACGCCCGCGCTGACCGACTCCAACTTCGCCCGTGGCGTCGTCCTGGTCCTCGACCACGACCACGACGGTGCCCTCGGGGTGCTGGTCAACCGTCCCAGCGAGCTGCCGGTCACCTCCGTCCTCGCCCAGTGGAGCGACCTGGTCTGCCCGCCGGACGTGCTCTTCCACGGCGGGCCGGTGGCCACCGACTCCGCGCTGGCGCTGGCGGAGGTGCCTGCCGACGGCGAGGCCGAGCCGCTCGGGTGGCGGCGGCTGCACGGGCACCTCGGCCTGGTCGACCTGGACACCCCTCCGGAGCTGCTGGCCGGCGGGATCCGTGCCATGCGGATGTTCGCCGGTTACGCCGGGTGGTCGCCCGGCCAGCTGGAGGCCGAGGTCAAGGAGGGCGGCTGGTACGTCGTGGACGCCGAGCCCGGCGACGCGTTCACCACCGACCCGGAAGGTCTGTGGCGGCGGGTGCTTCGACGGCAGCCGGACGAGCTCGCCCTGGTGGCGACGTTCCCCGAGGACCCGTCCCTGAACTGA
- a CDS encoding DUF3039 domain-containing protein, with amino-acid sequence MSTQLSPGAQTVEDTRTVPSHGDDGDHERFSHYVPKEKLVEAMVTGTPVIALCGKVWVPSRDPERFPVCPECKEIWEGLPPGGGDGEGDD; translated from the coding sequence GTGAGTACGCAACTGAGCCCCGGTGCGCAGACCGTCGAGGACACCCGCACGGTGCCCTCACACGGTGACGACGGCGATCACGAGCGGTTCTCCCACTACGTACCCAAGGAGAAGCTTGTCGAGGCCATGGTCACGGGCACGCCCGTGATCGCGCTGTGCGGCAAGGTCTGGGTGCCCAGCCGCGACCCCGAGAGGTTCCCCGTCTGCCCCGAGTGCAAGGAGATCTGGGAAGGTCTCCCGCCCGGTGGCGGTGACGGCGAGGGCGACGACTGA
- a CDS encoding DEAD/DEAH box helicase translates to MRAWQQEAFDAYNARSPRDYLAVATPGAGKTAFALTIAADLLARRIVEKVIVVTPTDHLKRQWADAAARGDIALDPAFAGRGGRTSRDFHGVVVTYAGVAAATQALRVRCERFKTMVILDEIHHAGDALTWGEAVREAFEPATRRLSLTGTPFRSDANPIPFVTYAPDAEGVPRSEADYGYGYGRALADGVVRPVLFLAYSGDMRWRTSAGDEMHVRLGTPLTKDLAAQAWRTALDPAGDWIQTVLRAADTRLTEVRRHVPDAGGLVIATDQETARAYAKILGQVAGEKPTVVLSDESTASKRIGQFAESDSRWMVAVRMVSEGVDVPRLAVGVYATATQTPLFFAQAVGRFVRARRRGETASLFLPTVPILLQYAAEMEVLRDHALGRPVKDEDDIFAAEEDLLAEAARGETGADLLEDQRYQAIGSEAAFDRLVYDGNEFGGELGEDETEFLGIPGLLEPDQMRELLRRRRSGNGSTSPGSPSATSSSASSSASSSAAVGAVPPPVAEESASSSGAPDGATYQRLGVLRRELNGLVAAWHHRTGQPHGAVHAELRRVCGGPLAVQATAEQLQARIDMIRAWAVKRS, encoded by the coding sequence CTGCGGGCCTGGCAGCAGGAGGCGTTCGACGCCTACAACGCCCGCAGCCCGCGCGACTACCTCGCGGTCGCGACACCGGGAGCGGGCAAGACGGCGTTCGCCCTCACCATCGCGGCGGACCTGCTCGCCCGGCGGATCGTCGAGAAGGTCATCGTGGTCACCCCCACCGACCACCTCAAGCGCCAGTGGGCCGACGCGGCCGCGCGCGGCGACATCGCCCTGGACCCGGCGTTCGCCGGCCGTGGTGGGCGCACGAGCCGGGACTTCCACGGCGTCGTGGTGACCTACGCCGGGGTGGCTGCGGCGACCCAGGCGCTGCGGGTGCGCTGCGAGCGGTTCAAGACGATGGTGATCCTGGACGAGATCCACCACGCCGGCGACGCACTCACCTGGGGCGAGGCGGTCCGTGAGGCGTTCGAGCCGGCCACCCGGCGGCTGTCGCTCACCGGTACGCCGTTCCGCAGCGACGCCAACCCCATCCCGTTCGTCACCTACGCGCCGGACGCGGAGGGTGTTCCGCGCAGCGAGGCCGACTACGGCTACGGCTACGGCCGCGCCCTGGCCGACGGCGTGGTGCGGCCGGTGCTGTTCCTGGCGTACTCCGGTGACATGCGCTGGCGGACCAGCGCGGGGGACGAGATGCACGTGCGGCTCGGCACCCCGCTCACCAAGGACCTCGCGGCCCAGGCCTGGCGGACCGCGCTCGACCCGGCAGGCGACTGGATCCAGACCGTCCTGCGAGCCGCGGACACCCGGCTCACGGAGGTACGCCGGCACGTCCCCGACGCCGGCGGCCTGGTGATCGCCACCGACCAGGAGACGGCCCGCGCGTACGCGAAGATCCTCGGCCAGGTCGCCGGCGAGAAGCCCACCGTGGTGCTGTCGGACGAGTCCACGGCGAGCAAGCGGATCGGGCAGTTCGCCGAGAGCGACAGCAGGTGGATGGTCGCCGTCCGGATGGTGAGCGAGGGCGTGGACGTGCCCCGGCTGGCCGTCGGCGTGTACGCCACCGCCACCCAGACGCCGTTGTTCTTCGCGCAGGCGGTGGGGCGTTTCGTCCGTGCCCGGCGGCGGGGTGAGACCGCGTCCCTGTTCCTGCCGACGGTCCCGATCCTGCTGCAGTACGCCGCGGAGATGGAGGTCCTGCGTGACCATGCGCTGGGCCGGCCGGTGAAGGACGAGGACGACATCTTCGCCGCGGAGGAGGACCTGCTGGCCGAGGCGGCCCGCGGTGAGACCGGCGCCGACCTGCTGGAGGACCAGCGCTATCAGGCGATCGGGTCGGAGGCGGCGTTCGACCGGCTGGTGTACGACGGCAACGAGTTCGGCGGGGAGCTGGGCGAGGACGAGACGGAGTTCCTCGGCATCCCCGGGCTGCTCGAGCCCGACCAGATGCGCGAGCTGCTGCGCCGGCGCCGCTCGGGCAACGGCTCCACCTCGCCGGGGTCGCCGTCCGCGACCAGCTCGTCCGCTTCGTCTTCGGCATCCTCGTCCGCGGCTGTCGGTGCGGTGCCGCCGCCGGTCGCCGAGGAGTCCGCGAGCAGCTCCGGTGCGCCGGACGGCGCGACGTACCAGCGGCTGGGTGTGCTGCGCCGGGAGCTCAACGGTCTGGTCGCTGCCTGGCACCACCGGACCGGCCAGCCGCACGGTGCGGTGCACGCCGAGCTGCGCCGGGTGTGCGGAGGGCCGCTGGCGGTGCAGGCCACCGCCGAGCAGCTCCAGGCCCGCATCGACATGATCCGTGCCTGGGCGGTCAAACGGTCCTGA
- a CDS encoding Lrp/AsnC family transcriptional regulator: MGSSPQPPASSAEPSSAPVDELDARIVRLFAAEPRIGVLEASRRLGVARGTVQARLDRLARTGVVRGWGPEVEPAALGYGVTAFASLELRQGAGHESVARHLAGIPEVLEAHTITGPADMLARLVARSNADLQRVIDEVLAFDGIVRISTVIALATQVRPRVVPLLSRAAEEASG, encoded by the coding sequence GTGGGGTCGTCGCCGCAGCCGCCCGCCTCGTCGGCGGAGCCGTCGTCCGCGCCGGTCGACGAGCTGGACGCCCGGATCGTCCGGTTGTTCGCGGCCGAGCCGAGGATCGGCGTGCTGGAGGCCTCGCGCCGGCTGGGCGTGGCTCGCGGCACCGTTCAGGCCCGCCTGGACCGGCTCGCCCGCACCGGCGTCGTCCGTGGCTGGGGACCGGAGGTCGAGCCGGCCGCACTGGGGTACGGCGTGACCGCGTTCGCCTCCCTTGAGCTGCGCCAGGGCGCCGGCCACGAGTCGGTGGCCCGGCACCTGGCCGGGATCCCGGAGGTGCTGGAGGCGCACACGATCACCGGACCCGCCGACATGCTGGCCCGCCTTGTGGCGCGATCCAACGCAGACCTGCAGCGGGTGATAGACGAGGTGCTCGCCTTCGACGGCATCGTGCGGATCTCGACCGTGATCGCGCTGGCGACGCAGGTGCGGCCACGGGTGGTTCCGCTGCTGTCCCGCGCCGCCGAGGAGGCCTCGGGCTGA
- the hppD gene encoding 4-hydroxyphenylpyruvate dioxygenase encodes MQPDTTLTPEEQAADLRFDQLRQLVGLVDYDATKDPFPVTGMDAVIFWVGNATQAAAYYQLAFGMELVAYAGPETGMRDRRSYVLKSGSARFVLEGGAGPDSPVLDHHRRHGDGVVDLALEVPDVDKCVAHARAQGATILVEPYDESDEHGTVRRAAVATYGETRHSLVDRSDYTGPYLPGYVARQTTVTRPEGHPRRIFQAVDHCVGNVELGRMDEWVDFYNRVMGFVNMAEFVGDDIATDYSALMSKVVANGNHRVKFPLNEPAVGRRKSQIDEYLEFYAGAGCQHIALATNDILQAVDILRANGVEFLSTPDSYYEDPELRARIGEVRVPVEELKRRGILVDRDEDGYLLQIFCAPLGDRPTVFYELIERHGSLGFGKGNFKALFEAIEREQERRGNL; translated from the coding sequence ATGCAGCCGGACACCACGCTGACCCCCGAGGAGCAGGCCGCCGATCTCCGGTTCGACCAGCTCCGCCAGCTCGTCGGGCTGGTCGACTACGACGCGACGAAGGACCCGTTCCCGGTCACCGGCATGGACGCGGTGATCTTCTGGGTGGGCAACGCCACCCAGGCTGCGGCGTACTACCAACTGGCGTTCGGGATGGAGCTGGTCGCCTACGCGGGGCCGGAGACCGGGATGCGCGACCGCAGGTCGTACGTGCTGAAGTCCGGCTCGGCGCGGTTCGTGCTCGAGGGCGGGGCGGGCCCCGACAGCCCGGTGCTCGACCACCACCGCAGGCACGGGGACGGTGTCGTAGACCTCGCGCTGGAGGTGCCCGACGTGGACAAGTGCGTCGCGCACGCCCGTGCGCAGGGCGCCACGATCCTGGTCGAGCCGTACGACGAGAGCGACGAGCACGGGACGGTGCGCCGGGCGGCCGTCGCGACGTACGGCGAGACCCGGCACAGCCTGGTGGACCGCTCCGACTACACCGGCCCCTACCTTCCCGGGTACGTCGCCCGGCAGACCACGGTAACCCGGCCCGAGGGCCATCCGCGCCGGATCTTCCAGGCGGTCGACCACTGCGTCGGCAACGTCGAGCTCGGCCGGATGGACGAGTGGGTCGACTTCTACAACCGCGTCATGGGCTTCGTGAACATGGCGGAGTTCGTCGGGGACGACATCGCCACCGACTACTCGGCGCTGATGAGCAAGGTCGTGGCCAACGGTAACCACCGGGTGAAGTTCCCGCTGAACGAGCCGGCGGTGGGCAGGCGGAAGAGCCAGATCGACGAGTACCTCGAGTTCTACGCCGGGGCAGGCTGCCAGCACATCGCCCTCGCCACCAACGACATCCTCCAGGCCGTGGACATCCTGCGCGCCAACGGCGTGGAGTTCCTGTCCACGCCGGACTCCTACTACGAGGACCCCGAGCTGCGCGCCCGGATCGGCGAAGTGCGTGTGCCCGTGGAGGAACTCAAGCGGCGCGGCATCCTCGTCGACCGGGACGAGGACGGGTACCTGCTGCAGATCTTCTGCGCGCCGCTCGGCGACCGGCCGACGGTGTTCTACGAGCTCATCGAACGCCACGGGTCGCTCGGGTTCGGCAAGGGCAACTTCAAGGCGCTGTTCGAGGCGATCGAACGCGAGCAGGAGCGGCGCGGGAACCTGTGA
- a CDS encoding FAD-binding oxidoreductase: MAETSDDLITALRAELPDEAVVTDPDRLASYQHDMATFCPYGTPAVGVLARSTEHVQHVLRVASRLGVPVVPQGGRTGLSGGANAIDGCIVLSLEKMTTIREIDAPNRIAVVEPGVLNSTLSAAVAEDGLFYPPDPSSWEISTLGGNVATNAGGLCCVKYGVTADFVRGLEVVLADGEVLRTGRRTAKGVAGYDLTRLFVGSEGTLGVVTEVTLALRPTGQEPHTVAGLFPTVAQAGDAVARVVAAGLVPSLLEFMDQTSLRAANDYRNMGLPENAAAMLIAQSDADTDRAVADIGAIAAIFTEAGGFDVVEAEDLAEGEMLLTARRDSHYALEALGSRLTDDVCVPLSRLADFVHQVEKVAAEVDLTIATVGHAGDGNLHPSVMFDAGDADQVRRADRAFDEIMRIGLEMGGTVTGEHGVGVLKRDWLARELGPVGERVHRELKRLFDPAGILNPGKVLAP, translated from the coding sequence ATGGCGGAAACCTCTGATGACCTGATCACCGCCCTGCGGGCAGAGCTCCCGGACGAGGCGGTCGTCACCGACCCGGACCGGCTGGCGTCGTACCAGCACGACATGGCGACGTTCTGCCCGTACGGCACACCCGCGGTCGGTGTGCTCGCCCGGTCCACCGAGCACGTACAGCACGTCCTGCGGGTCGCGTCACGCCTCGGCGTACCGGTCGTGCCCCAGGGCGGGCGCACGGGCCTGTCCGGCGGGGCCAACGCGATCGACGGCTGCATCGTGTTGTCGTTGGAGAAGATGACCACGATCCGCGAGATCGACGCGCCCAACCGGATCGCGGTGGTCGAGCCCGGCGTCCTCAACTCGACGCTGTCGGCGGCGGTCGCCGAGGACGGGCTGTTCTATCCGCCCGACCCGTCCAGCTGGGAGATCTCCACCCTCGGTGGCAACGTGGCCACCAACGCCGGCGGGCTGTGCTGTGTGAAGTACGGCGTCACCGCCGACTTCGTGCGCGGCCTGGAGGTGGTGCTCGCCGACGGCGAGGTGCTGCGCACCGGACGGCGGACCGCCAAGGGGGTGGCGGGCTACGACCTCACCCGCCTGTTCGTCGGCTCGGAGGGGACGCTCGGCGTCGTCACCGAGGTGACGCTGGCGTTGCGGCCGACCGGGCAGGAACCGCACACGGTCGCGGGACTCTTCCCGACGGTGGCGCAGGCCGGTGACGCGGTGGCCCGGGTGGTCGCCGCGGGTCTGGTGCCGAGCCTGCTGGAGTTCATGGACCAGACGTCGCTGCGGGCGGCCAACGACTACCGGAACATGGGCCTGCCCGAGAACGCCGCCGCGATGCTGATCGCGCAGTCCGACGCCGACACGGACCGCGCCGTGGCCGACATCGGCGCCATCGCGGCGATCTTCACCGAGGCGGGCGGCTTCGACGTCGTGGAGGCCGAGGACCTGGCCGAGGGCGAGATGCTGCTGACCGCGCGCCGGGACTCCCACTACGCCCTGGAGGCGCTGGGCTCGCGGCTGACCGACGACGTGTGCGTTCCGCTGAGCCGGCTGGCCGACTTCGTCCACCAGGTGGAGAAGGTGGCCGCCGAGGTCGACCTCACCATCGCCACCGTCGGCCACGCCGGCGACGGCAACCTCCATCCCAGCGTGATGTTCGACGCGGGCGACGCCGACCAGGTACGCCGCGCCGACCGGGCGTTCGACGAGATCATGCGGATCGGCCTGGAGATGGGCGGCACGGTGACCGGTGAGCACGGCGTCGGTGTGCTGAAGCGCGACTGGCTGGCGCGGGAGCTCGGGCCGGTCGGGGAGCGGGTGCACCGGGAGCTGAAACGGCTCTTCGACCCGGCCGGGATCCTCAACCCCGGAAAGGTGCTCGCGCCCTGA
- a CDS encoding ABC transporter substrate-binding protein has translation MSEFGAGRSSRRQFLFNAAMAAAAVGVGGGALAGCGQGGSGAAGGGGGGKGGGRSGKQGETLFIAGFQWGPPTHFNPLGQSTGWPCGQGAMQLVYETLVRFNLLNGKLEPGLGKELQTPDDTTIVVPLQDGAKWQDGKPLTADDVVYTFELAKRHTELSYASFWDYVDKIEASDPQTVKLTLGRKPFNPAMAKNSLAGTYILPKHVWEPLEKQGKPMGQFENLKPVGSGPYKVDSYNQQQISLTRQDNYWGKSAFGGLPKPKYIVHPIFKGNQDGDLRFQRGGVDVMQQFTPQIWKMWEDKKLAVSTWYKKPPYHVPGGMPMLVINTTKKGLDNPAVRRALAFAINYQDIADKAMSRYSKPANSSVILPTGGESKFFDKDAVAANGWKYDPEQTKKILEGELKAKKGSDGIYVLPDGTRLGPWTAQTPTGWSDWQNALRIVANNAKAAGIEITTKFPQAPNVTSSVQAGDFDLACWGVASTSAATPWQRFRDVLDDRGVAKLGQPAFWNYGRFKDPAVAKLLDEAAGASDDAAAKQAYGKLDEIFMKNAPMIPLMYRPLEFYEFNETNWKNFPNEQNAYAPPMFSGAGVSWLFKIKRVSES, from the coding sequence ATGTCTGAATTCGGTGCCGGGCGCTCGTCGCGCCGGCAGTTCTTGTTCAACGCCGCGATGGCAGCCGCGGCCGTGGGAGTGGGCGGCGGCGCACTGGCCGGTTGTGGTCAGGGCGGTAGTGGCGCCGCCGGCGGTGGCGGGGGAGGAAAGGGCGGCGGCCGGTCCGGCAAGCAGGGCGAGACGCTTTTCATCGCCGGCTTCCAGTGGGGCCCGCCCACCCATTTCAACCCGTTGGGGCAAAGCACCGGCTGGCCCTGCGGACAGGGCGCCATGCAGCTTGTCTACGAGACGCTGGTGCGGTTCAACCTGCTGAACGGCAAACTCGAACCCGGCTTGGGCAAGGAGCTCCAGACTCCTGACGACACCACGATCGTCGTTCCCCTTCAGGACGGCGCCAAGTGGCAGGACGGGAAACCGCTCACCGCCGACGACGTGGTCTACACGTTCGAGCTGGCCAAGCGGCACACTGAGCTTTCCTACGCGTCGTTCTGGGACTACGTCGACAAGATCGAGGCCAGCGACCCCCAGACGGTCAAGCTCACCCTCGGCCGCAAGCCGTTCAACCCCGCGATGGCGAAGAACAGCCTGGCCGGCACCTACATCCTGCCCAAGCACGTGTGGGAGCCGCTGGAGAAGCAGGGCAAGCCGATGGGCCAGTTCGAGAATCTCAAGCCGGTCGGCTCCGGTCCCTACAAGGTGGACTCCTACAACCAGCAGCAGATCAGCCTCACCCGCCAGGACAACTACTGGGGCAAGAGCGCGTTCGGCGGCCTGCCGAAGCCGAAGTACATCGTTCACCCCATCTTCAAGGGCAACCAGGACGGCGACCTGCGCTTCCAGCGCGGCGGTGTCGACGTGATGCAGCAGTTCACCCCCCAGATCTGGAAGATGTGGGAGGACAAGAAGCTCGCGGTGTCCACGTGGTACAAGAAGCCGCCCTACCACGTGCCCGGCGGCATGCCGATGCTCGTCATCAACACCACGAAGAAGGGTCTGGACAACCCCGCGGTGCGGCGGGCGCTGGCCTTCGCCATCAACTACCAGGACATTGCCGACAAGGCCATGTCGAGGTATTCCAAGCCGGCGAATTCCAGCGTCATTCTGCCCACCGGTGGTGAGTCGAAGTTCTTCGACAAGGACGCGGTGGCGGCCAACGGCTGGAAGTACGACCCCGAGCAGACGAAGAAGATCCTCGAGGGCGAACTCAAGGCCAAGAAGGGATCGGACGGCATCTACGTCCTGCCCGACGGCACCCGCCTCGGACCATGGACGGCGCAGACGCCCACCGGTTGGAGCGACTGGCAGAACGCCTTGCGCATCGTGGCCAACAACGCCAAGGCGGCCGGCATCGAGATCACCACGAAGTTCCCGCAGGCGCCCAACGTCACCAGCTCGGTCCAGGCCGGCGACTTCGACCTCGCGTGCTGGGGTGTGGCCTCCACCAGCGCGGCGACGCCGTGGCAGCGGTTCCGCGACGTGCTCGACGACCGTGGTGTCGCCAAGCTCGGCCAGCCGGCGTTCTGGAACTACGGGCGGTTCAAGGACCCGGCCGTCGCCAAGCTGCTCGACGAGGCGGCCGGAGCCAGCGACGACGCGGCCGCCAAGCAGGCGTACGGCAAGCTCGACGAGATCTTCATGAAGAACGCGCCGATGATCCCGTTGATGTACCGCCCGCTGGAGTTCTACGAGTTCAACGAGACCAACTGGAAGAACTTCCCGAACGAGCAGAACGCCTACGCCCCGCCGATGTTCTCCGGCGCAGGTGTCTCCTGGCTGTTCAAGATCAAGCGCGTGTCGGAGAGCTGA
- a CDS encoding ABC transporter permease produces MRLRKYLVGKTLWYIGALAVALVLNFLLPRLVPGNPVDAIVAQLGRSGTQAESLQRIHEHYVKEFGLDQSMLGQFFTYLGNLAHFNLGTSFANYPAHVDTLIGQALPWTIGLQLPAILIGWLVGNALGALAAFKGGWFDRGAFVSSLFLSSMPYYCLAILLLYLCAVALPLLPPGGGYEPGSTPTFHMSFMIDVMRHYWLPFLSLVLIFVGGQAVGMRSMAIYELNSDYVNYGRGLGLPDKRIVRYIFRNAMLPQVTGLALSIGTLVGGALVTEIVFSYPGIGSLLFAAIGQNDYPVIQAITLIILVAVLLSNFLVEIAYGFVDPRIRASQAGER; encoded by the coding sequence ATGCGGCTACGCAAGTACCTCGTCGGCAAGACGCTGTGGTACATCGGTGCGCTCGCGGTGGCGCTGGTTCTGAACTTCCTGCTCCCGCGGCTCGTCCCCGGAAACCCCGTGGACGCCATCGTCGCCCAACTCGGGCGATCGGGAACGCAGGCGGAGTCCCTGCAGCGCATCCACGAGCACTACGTCAAGGAGTTCGGCCTCGACCAGTCGATGCTGGGGCAGTTCTTCACCTATCTCGGCAACCTCGCCCACTTCAACCTGGGCACGTCGTTCGCGAACTACCCCGCCCATGTCGACACTCTGATCGGCCAGGCGCTTCCGTGGACGATCGGCCTGCAGTTGCCGGCCATCCTGATCGGCTGGCTGGTCGGTAACGCGCTCGGCGCGCTCGCGGCGTTCAAGGGAGGGTGGTTCGACCGAGGCGCCTTCGTCAGTTCGCTCTTCCTGTCCAGCATGCCGTACTACTGCCTGGCGATCCTGCTGCTCTACCTCTGCGCGGTCGCGCTGCCGCTGCTTCCACCCGGCGGCGGGTACGAGCCGGGCTCGACGCCCACGTTCCACATGTCGTTCATGATCGACGTGATGCGGCACTACTGGCTGCCGTTCCTGTCCCTGGTGCTGATCTTCGTCGGCGGGCAGGCCGTCGGAATGCGCTCGATGGCGATCTACGAGCTCAACTCCGACTACGTGAACTACGGCCGGGGTCTCGGCCTGCCGGACAAGCGGATCGTGCGCTACATCTTCCGCAACGCGATGCTTCCGCAGGTGACCGGGCTGGCCCTGTCGATCGGCACCCTGGTGGGTGGCGCCCTGGTCACCGAGATCGTGTTCTCCTATCCCGGGATCGGCTCGCTGCTGTTCGCCGCGATCGGCCAGAACGACTATCCCGTCATCCAGGCGATCACGCTGATCATCCTGGTGGCGGTGTTGTTGTCCAACTTCCTCGTCGAGATCGCCTACGGGTTCGTCGATCCGCGGATCCGGGCGTCGCAGGCAGGTGAACGCTGA
- a CDS encoding ABC transporter permease, with protein MARFTPRFWVSAVVFALVVAFAVLGPLVFGGKAGEGVGGLYDPPSGSAWLGTDDLGHDVFTNLMLGTRTSLTIGLVSGVVATLIGVVVGLLAGYHGGMVEEALMGVTNVALAIPAIVVLILLSVAIDFRSIVAMAVVIAITSWPWTARAVRAQTSSVRTREHLDVARLSGARTFDILMWDVLPYLMSYIAMAFVLQVSSAILAEAGLSLLGLGPSGSVSLGIMLNWALVGESLLNGAWWAFLPPTILLTLVAFALLMLQSSLDEVFNPRLRRGRRQRGAAAGAGAGASVSLVTSGAVAAETLDVGSAGEPVAEPGVGERVVGSGPDRTSERSGSA; from the coding sequence ATGGCACGCTTCACACCGCGCTTCTGGGTCTCGGCGGTGGTCTTCGCCCTGGTCGTGGCGTTCGCTGTGCTGGGGCCGTTGGTCTTCGGAGGGAAGGCCGGCGAGGGCGTCGGCGGACTGTACGACCCGCCGTCGGGCAGCGCCTGGCTCGGCACCGACGACCTCGGGCACGACGTCTTCACCAACCTCATGCTCGGCACCCGGACCTCGCTGACCATCGGCCTGGTCTCCGGGGTGGTGGCGACGCTCATCGGCGTCGTCGTCGGTCTGCTCGCGGGTTACCACGGTGGGATGGTGGAGGAGGCGCTGATGGGCGTCACCAACGTCGCCCTGGCGATCCCCGCGATCGTGGTGCTGATCCTGCTGTCGGTCGCGATCGACTTCCGTTCGATCGTGGCGATGGCGGTCGTCATCGCCATCACCAGCTGGCCGTGGACGGCGCGAGCCGTGCGCGCACAGACCAGCAGTGTGCGAACGCGCGAACACCTCGACGTGGCCAGGCTTTCCGGCGCCCGTACGTTCGACATCCTGATGTGGGACGTCCTGCCGTACCTCATGTCCTACATCGCCATGGCGTTCGTGCTCCAGGTGTCCAGTGCGATCCTCGCCGAGGCCGGGCTGTCCCTGCTCGGCCTGGGCCCGAGCGGAAGCGTCTCGCTCGGCATCATGCTCAACTGGGCCCTGGTCGGCGAGTCGTTGCTGAACGGCGCCTGGTGGGCGTTCCTCCCGCCGACGATCCTGCTGACGTTGGTCGCGTTCGCCCTGCTGATGTTGCAGTCCAGCCTCGACGAGGTGTTCAACCCGCGGCTGCGGCGCGGCCGCCGGCAGCGCGGCGCGGCCGCCGGTGCCGGAGCAGGCGCTTCGGTGTCGCTGGTCACCAGCGGTGCCGTCGCCGCCGAGACGCTCGATGTCGGGTCGGCGGGTGAACCGGTGGCCGAGCCCGGTGTGGGCGAACGTGTCGTCGGCTCCGGTCCGGACCGGACGAGTGAAAGGTCGGGTAGCGCATGA
- a CDS encoding ABC transporter ATP-binding protein, translating to MTGVMTSTDVLLRAERLRAAYNVEGGQVVAVDDVSVEVRKGEVLGVAGESGCGKSTLGAILSLTVRPPLYVLSGSLEVDGKQLDLGPDQKPPRSWRGEVVSLLPQGAMNSLSPTVRIRDFVYDVIRAHQPGVRRDQAIERARQRLEQLDLPARVLDYYPHQLSGGMKQRVVTVVSTLLDPRLLIADEPTSALDVSSQRILIEMLREMLKQDIIGGVIFITHDLPVLNTIADRIAVMYAGKIAEVSPATELINRPRHPYSASLLSSVLVPEPHMRQVRVRGIPGAPPSLARPPAACRFHPRCPLVMDICRTEDPPRVGDERRHSLCWWAEQHPGQTVEVGR from the coding sequence ATGACCGGGGTGATGACCTCCACCGACGTCCTGCTGCGGGCCGAGCGCCTGCGGGCCGCCTACAACGTCGAGGGCGGCCAGGTGGTCGCGGTCGACGACGTGTCGGTCGAGGTGCGCAAGGGGGAGGTGCTCGGGGTGGCCGGGGAGTCCGGCTGCGGCAAGAGCACCCTGGGCGCGATCCTGTCGCTGACCGTACGGCCGCCGCTGTACGTGCTGAGCGGTTCGCTGGAGGTCGACGGCAAGCAGCTCGACCTCGGGCCGGACCAGAAACCACCGCGTTCGTGGCGCGGCGAGGTGGTTTCCCTGCTGCCGCAGGGCGCGATGAACTCCCTGAGCCCGACGGTGCGGATCCGGGACTTCGTCTACGACGTGATCCGCGCGCACCAGCCGGGCGTCCGGCGCGACCAGGCGATCGAGCGGGCGCGGCAGCGACTGGAGCAGCTCGATCTGCCCGCACGTGTCCTCGACTACTACCCCCACCAGCTCAGCGGCGGGATGAAGCAGCGGGTGGTCACGGTCGTGTCCACCCTGCTCGATCCGCGGCTGCTGATCGCCGACGAGCCGACGTCCGCGCTCGACGTGTCCTCCCAGCGGATCCTGATCGAGATGCTGCGGGAGATGCTGAAGCAGGACATCATCGGCGGCGTCATCTTCATCACCCACGACCTGCCGGTGCTCAACACGATCGCCGACCGGATCGCGGTGATGTACGCCGGGAAGATCGCCGAGGTCAGTCCGGCGACCGAACTCATCAACCGGCCCCGCCATCCCTACAGCGCGTCGCTGTTGTCGTCGGTGCTGGTGCCCGAGCCCCACATGCGGCAGGTCAGGGTGCGCGGCATCCCCGGCGCGCCGCCGAGCCTGGCCCGCCCGCCGGCCGCGTGCCGGTTCCACCCCAGGTGCCCGCTGGTGATGGACATCTGCCGTACGGAGGATCCGCCGCGGGTCGGTGACGAACGCCGCCACTCGCTGTGCTGGTGGGCCGAACAGCATCCCGGCCAGACGGTGGAGGTGGGTCGATGA